In one window of Agrobacterium larrymoorei DNA:
- a CDS encoding TetR/AcrR family transcriptional regulator, which yields MARLVAERSDTLAPLAEVFREYGYEGASLALIGKATGLGKGSLYHFFPGGKEEMVQAVLAQIEQWFEEAVYAPLREGEDANSAIDAMLSSVMDYFRSGGRVCLVGALAVSNTRDRFSDAIRGYFVNWVDALHAALIRQGREDDQARILSEEVVLSIQGAIVLSRAMDDLAVFRRAIDQLRGRLIR from the coding sequence ATGGCGCGTCTGGTCGCAGAACGATCCGACACCTTGGCCCCACTGGCCGAGGTGTTTCGTGAATACGGCTATGAAGGCGCAAGCCTTGCCCTGATCGGCAAGGCAACGGGCCTTGGCAAGGGCAGCCTCTACCACTTCTTTCCGGGCGGCAAGGAAGAGATGGTGCAGGCTGTGCTTGCGCAAATCGAGCAATGGTTCGAAGAAGCAGTCTATGCGCCTCTGCGTGAGGGCGAAGATGCCAACAGCGCCATCGACGCCATGCTCAGTTCCGTCATGGATTACTTCAGATCCGGCGGGCGCGTATGTCTGGTCGGCGCTTTGGCCGTCAGCAATACGCGAGACCGCTTCTCCGACGCCATTCGGGGCTATTTCGTCAACTGGGTAGATGCGTTGCACGCAGCGCTCATTCGACAGGGCCGGGAGGATGATCAAGCGCGCATTCTGTCTGAAGAAGTGGTGCTTTCCATTCAAGGTGCGATAGTCTTGTCGAGAGCGATGGACGACCTCGCCGTATTTCGCCGCGCCATCGATCAGCTTCGGGGTCGATTGATACGTTGA
- a CDS encoding DUF1348 family protein, with amino-acid sequence MPRPPLPPFTRESAIEKVRLAEDGWNSRDAAKVALAYTLDTRWRNRVEFATNRDEAQAFLTRKWNKELEYRLIKELWAFTGNRIAVRYAYEYRDDSGCWFRAYGNENWEFAEDGLMAHRHASINEMPIAESERLFHWPLGRRPDDHPSLSDLGL; translated from the coding sequence ATGCCACGTCCTCCACTCCCACCCTTTACCCGTGAAAGCGCCATCGAAAAGGTGCGGCTGGCCGAAGATGGTTGGAATAGCCGCGATGCAGCAAAGGTTGCGCTGGCCTATACGCTCGACACGCGCTGGCGCAATCGCGTCGAATTCGCGACCAATCGCGATGAGGCTCAAGCCTTCCTGACGCGCAAGTGGAATAAGGAACTTGAATACCGGCTCATCAAGGAACTGTGGGCCTTCACCGGCAACCGCATTGCGGTGCGCTACGCATATGAATATCGTGACGACAGTGGGTGCTGGTTTCGCGCTTACGGCAACGAAAACTGGGAATTCGCAGAGGATGGTCTAATGGCGCACAGGCATGCGAGCATCAATGAAATGCCGATTGCTGAAAGTGAGCGCCTTTTCCACTGGCCGCTCGGCCGTCGTCCGGACGATCATCCCAGCCTTAGCGATCTGGGTCTTTAA
- a CDS encoding GNAT family N-acetyltransferase codes for MPIEIRLAESNDVAALFNVRTSVRENHMSRESLSELGITYTSVSKMISASPCAWVAVSDNEIVGFSMIDVPNASLFAAFVLPAHEAKGLGTQLIAVAESELFKHHSLIWLETDRDSRAAGFYRHLGWREERKAEGNQIRLTKARP; via the coding sequence ATGCCCATAGAGATCAGACTTGCTGAGTCAAATGATGTAGCTGCTCTTTTTAATGTCAGGACTTCGGTGCGGGAAAACCATATGTCCCGGGAAAGCCTTTCCGAACTGGGCATCACCTACACCTCAGTCTCCAAGATGATTTCTGCTTCACCCTGCGCTTGGGTTGCTGTCTCTGACAATGAAATCGTGGGCTTCTCGATGATCGACGTGCCTAATGCTTCTCTGTTTGCCGCCTTCGTTCTTCCTGCACATGAAGCGAAGGGACTGGGCACTCAACTTATCGCAGTCGCGGAGAGCGAGCTGTTCAAGCACCACTCGCTGATTTGGCTTGAAACAGATAGGGATAGCCGCGCAGCAGGCTTTTACAGGCATTTAGGTTGGCGCGAAGAGCGCAAGGCCGAGGGAAACCAAATTAGGCTTACGAAAGCTCGGCCTTAA
- a CDS encoding SecDF P1 head subdomain-containing protein — protein MRQLITAALTASFFASPALAQVVELRVADAQPMFDEASQEGSVLIRLDREGAKAFALFTRNHLQKPINILIDGQIRVTPIIREPIMTCYFPINGLKSASAAAALSARLASGRSVLTVAPAN, from the coding sequence ATGCGTCAGTTGATTACAGCCGCTCTTACCGCCAGCTTTTTTGCCTCCCCGGCTCTTGCACAAGTCGTAGAACTGAGAGTGGCAGATGCCCAGCCCATGTTCGACGAGGCCAGCCAAGAAGGCAGCGTCCTTATCCGGCTGGATCGCGAGGGAGCCAAGGCCTTTGCTCTGTTCACACGCAACCATCTGCAAAAGCCGATTAACATTTTGATAGATGGCCAGATTAGAGTCACTCCAATAATCAGGGAGCCCATCATGACTTGCTATTTTCCGATAAATGGACTGAAAAGTGCAAGCGCCGCCGCTGCTCTGTCAGCTCGTTTGGCAAGCGGGCGGTCCGTCCTAACCGTTGCCCCAGCGAATTAG
- a CDS encoding PHA/PHB synthase family protein produces MAGNQGGKNDTEDKGFSFDPKSADAYILRDPQAFAMNVARAVENLGKAASEWLAPRERGEIPQNNASPMSDLFQTLSDVAEYWMAEPKRSVEAQTHLLSSYFDIWQKSMAKLSDQQTGGNAERQDEEKPRSHKRFADADWQANPFFDFLQKVYFATADWAERMVTETEGLDERTREKARFYMRQVTEAISPANFAFTNPQVFRETVATSGANLVKGMAQLAEDMAAGNGNLKLRQTDYSKFVIGQNIAVTPGKVIARSDLCEIIQYAPSTEKVFKRPLLIIPPWINKFYILDLNARKSFVKWCVDQGHSVFMISWVNPDARHAGKGWADYTHEGIDFALAAIEQATGESQVNAIGYCIGGTLLASTLALHAQEKNDRIRSATLLAAQTDFTHAGELKIFIDEPQLAALDAHMKAVGYLDGAIMASVFNMLRASDLIWPYVVDNYLRGAQPPPFDLLYWNSDSTRVAAANHSFYLRNCYLENNLAEGRMVVDGKVLKLQDVTIPVYDLATREDHIAPAKSVFKGAELFGGPVQFILSGSGHIAGVVNPPEADKYQYSTGASPTGDFEEWQQKAEVHKGSWWPHWQAWTEAQENSQVAARIPGDGSLTPLCDAPGTYVLE; encoded by the coding sequence ATGGCAGGCAATCAAGGCGGGAAGAACGATACTGAGGATAAAGGCTTCAGTTTCGATCCCAAATCCGCCGATGCCTATATCCTGCGCGACCCTCAGGCCTTTGCCATGAATGTTGCAAGAGCCGTGGAAAACCTTGGCAAGGCTGCTTCCGAATGGCTCGCGCCGCGTGAGCGCGGCGAAATCCCGCAGAACAATGCCAGCCCGATGAGCGATCTTTTCCAGACGCTTTCGGACGTCGCGGAATACTGGATGGCAGAGCCGAAGCGCTCCGTGGAGGCGCAAACGCATCTGCTTTCGAGCTATTTCGACATCTGGCAGAAGTCCATGGCCAAGCTTTCCGACCAGCAGACGGGCGGCAACGCAGAACGACAGGACGAGGAAAAGCCGCGCAGCCACAAGCGTTTTGCCGATGCGGACTGGCAAGCCAATCCCTTCTTCGACTTTCTGCAAAAGGTGTATTTCGCCACCGCCGACTGGGCGGAAAGAATGGTGACCGAGACCGAAGGGCTGGACGAGCGCACCCGCGAAAAGGCCCGCTTCTATATGCGACAGGTGACGGAGGCGATTTCGCCTGCCAATTTCGCCTTCACCAATCCACAGGTTTTTCGCGAAACCGTGGCCACCAGCGGCGCAAATCTGGTGAAGGGCATGGCGCAGCTGGCTGAAGACATGGCGGCGGGCAACGGAAACCTCAAGCTTCGGCAGACGGATTACAGCAAATTCGTCATCGGCCAGAACATTGCCGTCACCCCCGGCAAGGTCATTGCGCGCAGCGATCTTTGCGAGATCATCCAATATGCGCCATCCACGGAAAAGGTGTTCAAGCGCCCTCTCCTCATCATTCCGCCATGGATCAACAAATTCTACATTCTCGATCTGAACGCCCGGAAGTCTTTCGTGAAATGGTGCGTTGATCAGGGGCACAGCGTTTTCATGATTTCCTGGGTGAACCCGGATGCCCGCCACGCCGGGAAAGGCTGGGCGGATTATACCCATGAAGGGATCGACTTCGCGCTTGCAGCGATAGAGCAGGCCACCGGCGAAAGCCAGGTCAATGCAATCGGTTACTGCATCGGCGGCACGCTGCTGGCCTCCACACTGGCATTGCATGCACAGGAGAAGAATGACCGGATACGCTCCGCCACACTGCTTGCCGCGCAGACGGATTTTACCCATGCCGGTGAGCTGAAAATCTTCATCGATGAACCACAGCTTGCGGCGCTCGATGCGCATATGAAGGCGGTGGGTTATCTGGATGGCGCAATCATGGCCAGCGTTTTCAACATGCTGCGCGCCTCCGATCTGATCTGGCCTTACGTGGTGGATAATTACCTGCGCGGCGCCCAACCGCCACCTTTCGACCTGCTCTACTGGAACTCGGATTCGACCCGCGTTGCGGCAGCAAACCACTCCTTCTATTTGCGCAACTGCTACCTCGAGAATAACCTCGCGGAAGGTCGCATGGTGGTGGACGGCAAGGTTTTGAAGCTGCAAGACGTGACCATCCCCGTCTACGATCTCGCCACACGTGAGGACCACATAGCCCCGGCGAAATCCGTGTTCAAAGGTGCGGAACTCTTCGGCGGGCCGGTGCAGTTCATCCTCAGCGGTTCCGGCCATATCGCCGGTGTGGTGAACCCGCCGGAGGCCGATAAATATCAGTATTCCACGGGCGCATCACCCACCGGTGACTTCGAGGAATGGCAACAGAAGGCGGAGGTTCACAAAGGCTCATGGTGGCCGCACTGGCAGGCGTGGACTGAGGCGCAGGAGAACAGCCAGGTTGCGGCACGCATACCCGGCGATGGATCGCTGACGCCGCTTTGCGATGCGCCGGGAACCTATGTTCTTGAATAA
- the sfsA gene encoding DNA/RNA nuclease SfsA, with amino-acid sequence MIFDSPLIPATLVSRYKRFLFDAILEDGTAITGSCPNTGSMRGLTTPGSRIWLSEHDSPTRKYRHMLELVEADETVVGINTGMPNRLAEEAILAGRIPALRGYTTLRREQRYGINSRIDLLLSAPGRPDAYVEVKNVHFMREKGLAEFPDTATKRGAKHLEELGDAAEAGYRAVMLYLIQREDCAHMRICSDLDPVYAKAFQRAMGRGVEAYAINCHVSALEIVARRMVAIDDWHPAAL; translated from the coding sequence ATGATCTTTGATTCTCCCCTCATCCCGGCCACGCTGGTTTCCCGTTACAAGCGCTTCCTGTTCGATGCCATTCTGGAAGATGGCACGGCGATTACCGGCTCCTGCCCCAACACCGGCTCCATGCGCGGGCTGACGACGCCCGGCTCCCGAATCTGGCTTTCAGAACATGACAGTCCCACTCGCAAATATCGCCATATGCTGGAACTGGTGGAGGCGGATGAAACAGTGGTGGGCATCAACACCGGCATGCCGAACAGGCTTGCGGAGGAAGCCATTCTGGCCGGGCGCATCCCTGCCCTTCGCGGCTACACCACGCTCCGGCGGGAGCAGCGTTACGGCATCAATTCCCGCATCGATCTGCTGCTCTCGGCACCGGGCAGACCGGATGCCTATGTCGAGGTGAAGAACGTGCATTTCATGCGCGAAAAGGGTCTGGCGGAATTTCCCGATACAGCAACCAAGCGCGGCGCGAAACATCTGGAAGAGCTTGGCGATGCCGCGGAAGCTGGCTATCGCGCCGTGATGCTCTATCTGATCCAGCGCGAGGATTGCGCGCATATGCGGATCTGTTCCGATCTCGACCCCGTTTACGCCAAGGCGTTTCAGCGGGCGATGGGGCGCGGCGTTGAAGCTTACGCCATCAATTGCCATGTCTCTGCACTGGAAATTGTGGCAAGGCGCATGGTTGCAATAGACGACTGGCACCCTGCTGCTCTATGA
- the map gene encoding type I methionyl aminopeptidase, which yields MVTYIDAASAPKKNTGVIRLYSSEDFEGMRKASQLTARCLDELASIVKPGVTTNAIDRFVFEFGADHNALPATLNYRGYTKSVCTSINHVVCHGIPDDKPLREGDVVNIDVTYILDGWYGDSSRMYPVGQIKRAAERLLEVTYECLLRGIAAVKPGVRTGAIGAAIQAYAEAERCSVVTDFCGHGVGRLFHDTPNILHYGKESDGPEIREGMIFTIEPMINLGKPHVKVLSDGWTAVTRDRSLSAQYEHAVGVTATGCEVFTLSPGGFDRPGLPPL from the coding sequence ATGGTTACTTACATCGACGCGGCATCGGCACCAAAGAAGAATACGGGTGTGATCCGCCTGTATAGTTCTGAAGATTTCGAAGGCATGCGCAAGGCAAGCCAGTTGACCGCGCGTTGTCTGGACGAGCTGGCAAGCATCGTGAAGCCCGGCGTGACGACCAATGCCATCGACCGCTTCGTCTTCGAATTCGGCGCGGATCATAACGCCCTGCCCGCCACACTGAATTATCGCGGCTATACGAAATCCGTCTGCACTTCCATCAATCACGTCGTCTGCCACGGCATTCCAGATGACAAGCCGTTGCGAGAGGGCGATGTCGTCAACATCGACGTGACCTATATTCTCGATGGCTGGTACGGCGATTCGAGCCGCATGTATCCCGTCGGCCAGATCAAGCGTGCGGCGGAACGCCTGCTGGAAGTCACCTATGAGTGCCTTCTGCGCGGCATCGCCGCCGTGAAGCCCGGCGTTCGCACCGGCGCTATCGGCGCGGCCATCCAGGCTTATGCGGAAGCGGAGCGCTGCTCCGTGGTGACGGATTTCTGCGGCCACGGCGTTGGCCGCCTGTTTCACGATACGCCGAACATTCTGCATTACGGCAAGGAAAGCGATGGCCCGGAAATCCGCGAAGGCATGATCTTCACCATCGAACCGATGATCAACCTCGGCAAGCCGCATGTGAAGGTGCTTTCCGATGGCTGGACGGCGGTCACGCGCGACCGTTCGCTATCTGCGCAGTATGAGCATGCGGTTGGCGTCACGGCCACCGGCTGTGAGGTCTTCACGCTTTCCCCGGGCGGCTTCGACCGACCCGGCCTGCCGCCGCTCTAA
- the radC gene encoding RadC family protein has product MAKSPSSPAGKPTTFQEESGDADLFEVVDERGFFSEPRQAVKKAKAEPAAPSPDADMAHYHGHRERLRAKYRDNGDGALADYELLELLLFRLIPRRDTKPIAKALIARFGTLSGVLGAPVGLLQEVKGVGEAVALDLKLIASVSQRMLKSEIRNKQVLGSWSSVIDYCHAAMAHETREQFRILFLDKRNVLIADEVQGHGTVDHTPVYPREVVRRALELSSTAIILVHNHPSGDPTPSRADIEMTKTIIDTAKPLGIAVHDHIIIGKDGHVSFKGLRLI; this is encoded by the coding sequence ATGGCAAAAAGCCCCTCTTCTCCCGCCGGAAAGCCAACGACATTTCAAGAAGAGAGCGGGGACGCCGACCTGTTCGAAGTGGTGGACGAGCGCGGCTTCTTTTCCGAACCCCGGCAGGCGGTGAAGAAGGCCAAAGCCGAACCGGCAGCGCCATCACCGGACGCAGATATGGCGCACTACCACGGCCACCGCGAAAGGCTGCGCGCCAAATATCGCGACAACGGCGATGGCGCGCTGGCAGATTACGAGTTGCTGGAACTGCTGCTTTTCCGGCTCATCCCTCGCCGCGATACCAAACCGATTGCGAAAGCCCTGATTGCCCGTTTCGGCACGCTGTCCGGCGTGCTTGGCGCACCGGTCGGTCTTTTGCAGGAGGTGAAAGGGGTCGGCGAAGCGGTGGCGCTGGATCTCAAGCTCATCGCCTCCGTTTCCCAGCGCATGCTGAAAAGCGAAATCCGCAACAAACAGGTCCTCGGCTCCTGGTCGTCGGTCATCGATTACTGCCATGCGGCAATGGCGCACGAAACCCGCGAACAATTCCGCATTCTCTTCCTCGACAAGCGCAACGTGCTGATTGCCGACGAGGTGCAGGGACACGGCACGGTGGACCACACCCCGGTCTATCCCCGCGAAGTGGTGCGCCGCGCACTGGAACTCTCCTCCACCGCCATCATACTCGTGCATAACCACCCCAGCGGCGACCCCACCCCGTCACGCGCCGATATCGAGATGACGAAGACCATCATCGACACCGCAAAACCACTGGGCATCGCCGTGCACGACCACATCATCATCGGCAAGGATGGCCATGTGAGTTTCAAGGGGTTGCGGTTGATTTGA
- a CDS encoding TadE/TadG family type IV pilus assembly protein, protein MARMAQFLRNRSGSSAVEFAIVAPVFILVLLTMIAYGIYLMAAYAVQQVAADAARTAIAGLNTTERETLAKDYVNKSALDYVFLDKRRVNVSVGTDPTNNNQFTVTVEYDATDLPIWSLYTYALPEKTIRRFSTIRIGGV, encoded by the coding sequence ATGGCACGTATGGCACAATTTCTCCGCAACCGGTCGGGTTCTTCGGCGGTTGAGTTTGCAATCGTCGCGCCTGTTTTCATCCTCGTTTTGCTGACCATGATCGCCTATGGCATCTATCTGATGGCGGCCTATGCGGTGCAGCAGGTTGCTGCGGATGCGGCGAGAACCGCCATTGCGGGCCTCAACACCACCGAGCGCGAAACGCTGGCGAAAGACTATGTCAACAAGAGCGCGCTGGACTATGTGTTCCTGGACAAGCGCCGGGTGAATGTCAGCGTCGGCACCGATCCCACCAACAACAATCAGTTCACCGTAACCGTGGAGTATGACGCGACCGATCTGCCGATCTGGAGCCTCTACACCTATGCCTTGCCGGAAAAGACCATAAGACGCTTCTCCACAATTCGGATCGGGGGTGTGTGA
- a CDS encoding TadG family pilus assembly protein translates to MRKLRSLLRRAKDDTSGNIAIMAGVTAPLIAGVLALGVDYGYLTLQKRQLQQTADLAAISAAAATNAEQAVLQYFQLNGKKIGVKTGSGLLTSTGTIPFDPEIDSPGVNGYAEVTKGRYVPDASVAVGQRFVENATPTNAVKVNIVEKGQIYFASTFTTAPKISAVGTAAAQRVAAFSVGSRLTSLNDGLLNSLLGGLLGSTVSLKLMDYQGLVSADVNLLKVIDILALDLGLKAGTYRDVLATEVTVSRFLNALGRTTGLQPSVVTAVKNLERAANKTSISLPLEKIINPGPFLDNLVGSSDNLKVTAGLFDLISAAAVAANGSKQIALDAGSNVLGLASTKITLAIGEPPVGTPSLAVGAPGTIVRTAQTRLAVETSVSGLKALLGLQVRLPLYVEVANAEAKLADIRCTSGGNGTVDVEVVPGLAEISLGTVDTTAFNNFGKTPRVTKTSIVDSLLVKINGMAHIKSGNLTKTKLTFQQTEIAQAKIKQVSTKDVTTSLVTSLLKNLDLDINILFLTIGTPTVVQAALADTLSVATGPIDELLYNTLMVLGVKIGEADVRVTDLRCMQPALVQ, encoded by the coding sequence ATGCGGAAACTGCGCTCTCTTCTTCGCCGCGCGAAAGACGATACCTCCGGCAACATCGCCATCATGGCAGGTGTTACCGCGCCGCTGATTGCAGGCGTGCTGGCGCTTGGTGTGGACTATGGTTATCTGACGCTGCAAAAGCGGCAGCTTCAGCAAACGGCAGACCTCGCAGCAATTTCGGCAGCAGCCGCCACCAATGCGGAACAGGCCGTGCTGCAATATTTCCAGCTGAACGGAAAGAAGATCGGCGTCAAAACCGGCTCCGGCCTGCTGACGTCCACCGGCACAATTCCGTTTGATCCTGAAATAGACTCGCCCGGCGTCAACGGTTATGCGGAAGTCACCAAGGGGAGATATGTGCCGGATGCGAGCGTAGCAGTTGGCCAGCGCTTTGTGGAAAACGCCACACCAACCAATGCCGTAAAGGTCAACATCGTTGAAAAAGGCCAGATTTATTTCGCCTCTACCTTCACCACCGCCCCGAAGATTTCCGCAGTCGGCACCGCCGCCGCTCAGCGGGTCGCGGCATTCTCGGTCGGATCACGGTTGACGAGCCTCAATGATGGCCTGCTGAACAGCCTGCTCGGCGGCCTTCTCGGCTCCACCGTGTCGCTCAAGCTGATGGATTATCAGGGCCTCGTCAGCGCCGACGTCAATCTGCTCAAGGTCATCGATATTCTGGCACTCGATCTCGGTCTTAAAGCCGGAACATATCGCGACGTCCTCGCGACAGAGGTAACCGTCAGCAGGTTCCTGAATGCGCTAGGCAGAACGACCGGACTTCAGCCATCCGTCGTGACCGCAGTCAAGAATCTGGAACGGGCAGCAAACAAGACCAGCATCAGCCTGCCGCTTGAAAAGATCATCAATCCGGGACCGTTTCTCGACAACCTCGTCGGCAGCAGCGACAATCTGAAAGTGACCGCAGGCCTGTTCGACCTCATTTCCGCAGCCGCCGTTGCAGCCAATGGCAGCAAGCAGATAGCGCTGGATGCGGGCAGCAATGTGCTCGGCCTCGCCTCGACCAAAATCACGCTTGCAATCGGCGAACCGCCCGTCGGCACACCGTCTCTGGCGGTCGGCGCGCCCGGCACCATTGTTCGCACGGCGCAAACGCGCCTTGCAGTCGAAACCTCCGTCAGCGGCTTGAAAGCACTTCTCGGGCTTCAGGTACGTCTTCCGCTTTATGTAGAAGTTGCAAATGCGGAAGCGAAGCTCGCCGACATTCGCTGCACCAGCGGCGGCAATGGCACAGTGGATGTGGAAGTCGTGCCGGGCCTGGCCGAAATCTCGCTCGGCACCGTCGACACCACCGCCTTCAACAATTTCGGCAAGACGCCCCGCGTCACGAAAACCTCCATCGTCGATTCACTCCTCGTTAAGATCAACGGCATGGCGCATATCAAAAGCGGCAACCTGACGAAAACCAAGCTCACCTTCCAGCAGACGGAAATCGCTCAGGCCAAGATAAAGCAGGTCTCCACCAAGGATGTCACCACATCACTGGTCACCTCCCTGCTCAAAAACCTCGACCTCGATATCAACATCCTCTTCCTGACAATCGGCACCCCAACCGTGGTGCAGGCGGCGCTGGCAGATACTTTAAGCGTGGCGACCGGACCAATCGATGAACTCCTCTACAACACGCTTATGGTGCTGGGGGTGAAGATTGGAGAAGCGGATGTTCGGGTAACGGACCTGCGGTGCATGCAGCCGGCTTTGGTGCAGTGA
- a CDS encoding LysR family transcriptional regulator: MDANPTLDQLQVFLTVAETGSFSAASRSLNRAQSVVSYTIANLEAQLEVSLFERSGRQPKLTDEGRAMLEDARRIVAGLQEMRARAKGLKQGLEAEVALALSTMVPAEAVVAVLRQFREVFPTVTLNLNVGELGMVMEMVLSRKASIGIGGAMFHQDDGLVIEKVGHSFMVPVVAADHPLAKIDRPLTLADVREEVQLVVTDTSGLTKGRDFNVLSYKKWRVSDIATKYQLIKGGLGWGGLPASLVRNDIMNGALKALTLDAYEGGEYPLYALRKADTPAGPAAQWLVDAFHQRLAECPNKNFLSFAVAGEMQDAAE, translated from the coding sequence ATGGACGCCAACCCCACCCTTGACCAGTTGCAGGTTTTCCTGACCGTTGCCGAAACCGGAAGTTTCTCGGCAGCGTCACGGTCGCTGAACCGCGCGCAATCCGTCGTCAGCTACACCATCGCCAACCTTGAGGCGCAGCTCGAGGTTTCGTTGTTCGAACGCAGTGGGCGCCAGCCGAAACTGACCGATGAGGGCAGGGCGATGCTTGAAGATGCACGCCGCATCGTCGCCGGTTTGCAGGAAATGCGCGCGCGCGCCAAAGGTCTGAAACAGGGGCTGGAAGCCGAGGTCGCGCTGGCGCTGAGCACCATGGTCCCGGCGGAAGCCGTGGTGGCGGTGCTCAGACAATTCCGCGAGGTTTTCCCGACTGTTACACTCAATCTCAATGTGGGTGAGCTCGGCATGGTCATGGAAATGGTGCTGAGCCGAAAAGCCAGTATCGGCATTGGCGGCGCAATGTTCCATCAGGATGACGGGCTGGTGATCGAAAAGGTCGGCCATTCCTTCATGGTACCGGTCGTTGCAGCCGATCACCCGCTAGCGAAAATCGACCGTCCCCTGACGCTGGCCGATGTGCGCGAGGAGGTGCAACTCGTCGTCACCGATACGTCTGGGCTGACCAAGGGCCGGGATTTCAACGTGCTGTCCTACAAGAAATGGCGCGTCAGCGATATCGCTACCAAATACCAACTCATCAAAGGCGGCCTAGGCTGGGGCGGCCTCCCAGCCTCGCTCGTCAGAAACGACATCATGAACGGCGCTTTAAAGGCGCTTACGCTGGACGCCTATGAAGGCGGGGAATATCCGCTTTACGCGCTGCGCAAGGCAGATACGCCCGCAGGCCCAGCCGCGCAGTGGCTGGTGGACGCATTCCATCAGCGTCTGGCGGAATGCCCGAACAAGAACTTCCTGTCGTTTGCTGTCGCTGGAGAAATGCAGGATGCTGCGGAATAG
- a CDS encoding FMN-dependent NADH-azoreductase, producing MSKILLVTSSPRGSESLSNKFATDLATKIQAQSNGSITHLDLGQNPIPHLDDVTTSAIRKAPDQRNAEEASAADYSDKRVAELMEADTVIIGTGLINFSIYSGLKSWIDNVARAGQTFKYTESGPVGLATGKKVYIVLSAAGVYSEGPAASLEHAVPYLKTVLGFMGMTDVEVIRIEGLAFGPEAAEKAIAAANAKVEELAKAA from the coding sequence ATGTCGAAAATTCTTCTCGTTACTTCCAGCCCACGCGGCTCCGAATCCCTTTCCAACAAGTTCGCCACCGATCTGGCCACCAAGATCCAGGCGCAGTCCAACGGCTCTATCACCCATCTCGACCTCGGTCAGAATCCTATCCCGCACCTCGACGACGTGACGACCTCGGCAATCCGCAAGGCTCCAGACCAGCGCAATGCAGAAGAAGCATCTGCTGCCGATTACTCGGACAAGCGCGTTGCAGAACTGATGGAAGCCGACACGGTCATCATCGGCACAGGCCTCATCAACTTCTCGATCTATTCCGGCCTCAAGTCCTGGATCGATAACGTTGCACGCGCTGGCCAGACCTTCAAGTACACCGAATCCGGCCCGGTTGGCCTTGCAACAGGCAAGAAGGTTTACATCGTTCTTTCCGCAGCTGGCGTTTATTCCGAAGGCCCAGCCGCTTCGCTGGAACACGCCGTTCCGTACCTGAAGACCGTTCTCGGCTTCATGGGCATGACCGATGTTGAAGTCATCCGCATCGAAGGCCTGGCATTTGGACCGGAAGCTGCCGAAAAGGCAATTGCTGCCGCCAACGCCAAGGTCGAAGAGCTGGCAAAGGCCGCATAA
- a CDS encoding HlyU family transcriptional regulator has product MASFFSKLFGSGQSSDAPKKAETSEPHQHGDFTIYATPLKEGGQYRPAGRIEKKVGEETLVHDFVRADVFTSLDDAVECTVRKAKLIIDQSGPSLFVDKK; this is encoded by the coding sequence ATGGCTTCGTTCTTCTCGAAACTCTTCGGCTCCGGTCAATCGAGCGATGCGCCGAAGAAGGCTGAGACATCCGAGCCGCATCAGCATGGTGATTTCACCATCTATGCGACGCCGCTGAAGGAGGGTGGTCAGTACCGCCCTGCAGGCCGCATCGAGAAGAAGGTGGGCGAGGAAACGCTGGTGCATGATTTCGTGCGCGCCGACGTCTTCACCAGTCTCGATGACGCTGTCGAGTGCACCGTGCGCAAGGCGAAACTCATCATCGACCAAAGCGGACCATCGCTGTTTGTCGATAAAAAATAA